A region from the Ptychodera flava strain L36383 chromosome 12, AS_Pfla_20210202, whole genome shotgun sequence genome encodes:
- the LOC139145266 gene encoding sulfotransferase 1B1-like: protein MSKTEELYRNRVPRTRHDVHVYQRTGHTMPWFVPATILDALQSFEVRPSDVFLITYPKSGTRWTRKIITLVMNDANEELIDTDIPFSMRSGYPEFHINEDDEPWYKKLEQTNGRRFIPTHLIPSLLPPQVFEKPVKVVYIARNPKDAAVSYYHHYMTSPQQIPYKWEDYLSVFLSKNMAYGGDWGSHVIPWWERRNNPNVLFMKYEDMVKDLRKCVREIAAFLEQDHLSDEQIDKIVKLCSFEYMKNNPEDRGDRFLIDYWKVDPSKSPFVRKGKVGGWKEYFTVAQNEEFDQVYKKWIGESGLEMEFE from the exons ATGTCGAAAACAGAAGAACTTTACAGAAATCGTGTGCCGAGAACACGGCATGATGTTCATGTGTATCAACGAACTGGACACACTATGCCTTGGTTTGTACCAGCAACCATTCTCGATGCCCTTCAAAGTTTTGAAGTAAGGCCTAGCGATGTCTTCCTAATCACGTACCCAAAGTCAG GAACAAGGTGGACAAGAAAGATCATCACATTAGTAATGAATGACGCCAACGAGGAGCTGATTGATACCGATATTCCCTTTAGTATGAGGTCAGGATATCCTGAATTTCATATAAATGAAGACGATGAACCATGGTACAAGAAGTTAGAACAGACAAATGGTCGAAGGTTCATCCCAACACACCTGATACCATCTCTCTTACCTCCACAAGTGTTCGAAAAACCAGTAAAG GTGGTATACATTGCCCGAAATCCTAAAGACGCGGCTGTCTCCTACTACCATCATTACATGACTAGCCCTCAGCAAATACCATACAAATGGGAAGACTATCTGTCGGTGTTTCTCAGTAAAAACATGG CGTATGGTGGCGACTGGGGCAGCCATGTAATTCCATGGTGGGAGAGACGCAATAACCCTAATGTACTTTTCATGAAGTATGAAGATATGGTGAAG GATCTGAGAAAATGTGTCAGGGAAATAGCAGCATTCCTAGAACAGGATCATCTCTCGGATGAGCAaattgacaagatagtgaaaCTTTGTTCCTTTGAATATATGAAGAATAATCCTGAAGATAGAGGCGACCGTTTCCTTATCGATTATTGGAAAGTTGATCCCTCCAAAAGCCCCTTTGTCAGAAAAG GTAAAGTTGGCGGCTGGAAGGAGTATTTTACCGTAGCACAGAATGAAGAGTTTGATCAAGTTTACAAGAAGTGGATTGGAGAGAGTGGACTTGAAATGGAGTTTGAATGA
- the LOC139145269 gene encoding small nuclear ribonucleoprotein Sm D3-like produces the protein MSIGVPIKVLHEAEGHIITCETSTGEVYRGKLIEAEDNMNCQMANITVTHRDGRIAQLEHVYIRGSKIRFLILPDMLKNAPMFKKAGTKGTAGRGKSALLKAQAAARGRGQGRGRGNIFQRRK, from the exons ATGTCTATAGGAGTACCAATTAAGGTGTTGCACGAAGCTGAAGGTCACATAATCACATGTGAAACCAGCACGGGAGAAGTGTATCGAGGCAAGCTCATCGAAGCTGAAGATAATATGAACTGTCAGATGGCAAACATCACAGTAACTCACAGAGACGGCAGAATTGCCCAGTTAGAGCATGTGTACATAAGAGGGAGCAAGATAAGATTTTTGATTTTACCTGATATGCTGAAAAATGCGCCAATGTTTAAGAAAGCAGGAACAAAAGGAACAGCCGGTCGTGGAAAATCAGCCCTTCTCAAAGCTCAAG CTGCTGCAAGGGGAAGAGGTCAGGGCAGAGGCAGAGGAAACATTTTCCAGCGAAGGAAATAG